A stretch of Haloprofundus halophilus DNA encodes these proteins:
- a CDS encoding class I SAM-dependent methyltransferase has protein sequence MPLDGVDEQPIEADPLGRAMLDYRRGGLRGVCEYVDGAERTDAQVADHYFAPPTEWPERWQLLLDSLDGPVLDVGCGAGQYALFLQDDREVVAVDASPGAVEAAREGGVVDARVMDMFALDFPRDRFRSALVNGTQLGLAGSFAGIRAFLSDLAGVTDESGVAVVDSYDPTRLDAESFFGYRSDPRRGVARRAFHVEYRDSESGESSGAMREVGRALSFLLFSPNRLADALVGTPWHVVGVRRRDGDPYYRAVLEKRR, from the coding sequence ATGCCCCTCGACGGAGTTGACGAGCAACCGATCGAGGCCGACCCTCTCGGACGCGCGATGCTCGACTACCGACGGGGTGGCCTTCGCGGCGTCTGCGAGTACGTCGACGGCGCGGAGCGGACCGACGCGCAGGTCGCCGACCACTACTTCGCGCCGCCGACGGAGTGGCCCGAGAGATGGCAATTACTTCTCGACTCGCTCGACGGTCCAGTGCTCGATGTCGGCTGTGGTGCCGGACAGTACGCGCTGTTTCTCCAGGACGACCGCGAAGTCGTCGCCGTCGACGCCAGTCCGGGAGCGGTCGAAGCTGCCCGCGAAGGCGGCGTCGTCGACGCCCGTGTGATGGATATGTTCGCGCTCGACTTCCCCCGCGACCGATTTCGGTCGGCGCTGGTCAACGGCACGCAACTCGGCCTCGCCGGGTCGTTTGCAGGTATCCGAGCGTTCCTCTCGGACCTCGCGGGCGTCACCGACGAGTCGGGCGTCGCTGTCGTCGACAGCTACGACCCGACCCGTCTCGACGCCGAGTCGTTCTTCGGCTACCGGTCGGACCCGAGGCGGGGCGTCGCTCGACGGGCGTTTCACGTCGAGTACCGAGACAGCGAGAGCGGAGAGTCCAGCGGGGCTATGCGAGAAGTCGGCCGGGCGCTCTCGTTTCTGCTCTTTTCACCCAACCGACTCGCCGACGCGCTGGTGGGGACGCCGTGGCACGTCGTCGGGGTTCGTCGCCGCGACGGCGACCCGTACTACAGAGCGGTGCTCGAAAAGCGAAGGTAG
- a CDS encoding AAA family ATPase gives MSDDSGIELTVRAAEKRDAGRGIARLPDSARRTLGVLSGDTVVIEGERETVAKVWPAGPTAPAGTVQVDADTRTNAGAKVGETVRVRKVAVETARSVTITAAASVGTDDEDLLRRILKRALLDRPLLQGEQVHVEQLGDAPFVVSETSPDGTVRIADSTTVRVDVEADQSGSDVYRPTDRDAGRTAGSGAGAGSDADSDTGASAAPAPAPVKPATGINYEDIGGLDEELELVREMIELPLSEPEVFTRLGVEPPKGVLLYGPPGTGKTLIAKAVANEVDAHFVTISGPEIMSKYKGESEERLRETFEEARDSSPAIVFFDEIDSIAPKRDEGGDVEDRIVGQLLSLMDGLEARGEVIVIGATNRVDDLDPALRRGGRFDREIEIGVPGETGRREILDVHTRNMPLADDVDLDRIASRTHGFVGADLESLGKEAAMIALRRSREGTDPVALDDLEITRADFEGAMAAVDPSAMREYVAETPTTTFENVGGLDEAKAVLERAVTWPLTYAPLFEAANTAPPSGVLLYGPPGTGKTLLARAIAGESGVNFIHVAGPELLDRYVGESEKSVREVFERARQAAPAIVFFDEIDAIAGDRDMAGGDSGVGERVVSQLLTELDRLSDNPNLVVLSATNRRDSLDPALLRPGRLESHVEVPAPDEAGRRAILDVHVRDKPIDDEVDLDAVVSRMDGFTGADIAAVCREATLLAIRDVADRYEGAEANEHADEVLVTDDHFDAALETVEPSLR, from the coding sequence ATGAGCGACGACTCGGGCATCGAACTCACGGTCCGCGCCGCAGAGAAGCGCGACGCCGGCCGTGGCATCGCCCGCCTCCCCGACTCCGCTCGACGGACGCTCGGCGTTCTCAGCGGCGACACCGTCGTCATCGAAGGCGAACGCGAGACGGTCGCCAAAGTGTGGCCCGCCGGTCCGACCGCCCCCGCCGGCACCGTCCAGGTCGACGCCGACACCCGCACCAACGCCGGTGCGAAGGTCGGAGAGACCGTCCGCGTACGGAAGGTCGCCGTCGAGACGGCCCGCTCGGTGACTATCACCGCCGCCGCGAGCGTCGGTACCGACGACGAAGACCTCCTCCGCCGCATCCTCAAGCGCGCACTGCTCGACCGCCCCCTCCTCCAAGGCGAGCAAGTGCACGTCGAACAGCTCGGCGACGCGCCGTTCGTCGTCAGTGAGACCAGTCCCGACGGTACCGTCCGCATCGCCGACTCGACGACGGTCCGCGTCGACGTCGAAGCTGACCAGAGCGGAAGCGACGTGTACCGTCCTACCGACCGCGACGCCGGGCGCACAGCCGGTTCGGGAGCCGGAGCCGGCTCCGACGCGGATTCCGACACCGGCGCGAGCGCCGCACCCGCACCCGCGCCCGTCAAGCCGGCGACCGGAATCAACTACGAGGACATCGGCGGGCTGGACGAGGAACTCGAACTCGTCCGCGAGATGATAGAACTCCCCCTCTCCGAGCCGGAGGTGTTCACTCGCCTCGGCGTCGAACCGCCGAAGGGCGTCCTGCTGTACGGCCCGCCCGGAACGGGCAAGACGCTCATCGCCAAGGCCGTCGCCAACGAGGTGGACGCGCACTTCGTCACCATCTCCGGCCCGGAGATAATGTCGAAGTACAAAGGCGAGTCCGAGGAGCGCCTCCGCGAGACGTTCGAGGAGGCCCGCGACAGCTCGCCCGCAATCGTCTTCTTCGACGAGATAGACTCCATCGCCCCCAAACGCGACGAGGGCGGCGACGTGGAGGACCGCATCGTCGGCCAGTTGCTCTCGCTGATGGACGGACTGGAAGCCCGCGGCGAGGTCATTGTCATCGGCGCGACGAACCGCGTCGACGACCTCGACCCGGCGCTGCGCCGCGGCGGGCGGTTCGACCGCGAGATTGAAATCGGCGTCCCCGGCGAGACGGGTCGGCGCGAGATTCTCGACGTTCACACGCGGAACATGCCGCTTGCCGACGACGTGGACCTCGACCGCATCGCGTCGCGGACCCACGGCTTCGTCGGCGCGGACCTCGAATCGCTCGGCAAGGAGGCGGCGATGATCGCGCTCCGTCGCTCGCGGGAGGGGACGGACCCCGTCGCACTCGACGACCTCGAAATCACCCGCGCGGACTTCGAGGGCGCGATGGCGGCCGTCGACCCGAGCGCGATGCGCGAGTACGTCGCCGAGACGCCGACGACGACGTTCGAGAACGTCGGCGGTCTCGACGAGGCGAAAGCCGTGCTCGAACGCGCGGTGACGTGGCCGCTGACGTACGCCCCGCTGTTCGAGGCGGCCAACACCGCGCCGCCGTCGGGCGTCCTCCTCTACGGCCCGCCGGGGACCGGGAAGACGCTTCTCGCACGGGCAATTGCGGGAGAGAGCGGCGTCAACTTCATCCACGTCGCCGGGCCGGAGCTCCTCGACAGATACGTCGGCGAGAGCGAGAAATCGGTCCGAGAGGTGTTCGAACGCGCTCGACAGGCTGCCCCGGCCATCGTCTTCTTCGACGAGATCGACGCCATCGCCGGCGACCGAGACATGGCGGGCGGCGACTCCGGCGTCGGCGAGCGCGTCGTCTCGCAACTGCTGACTGAACTCGACCGCCTCAGCGACAACCCGAATCTGGTGGTGCTGTCGGCGACGAACCGCCGCGACTCGCTGGACCCGGCGCTGCTCCGACCGGGCCGACTAGAGTCGCACGTCGAGGTTCCCGCGCCCGACGAGGCGGGTCGGCGCGCGATTCTCGACGTCCACGTCCGAGACAAGCCAATCGACGACGAGGTGGATTTGGACGCCGTCGTCTCGCGGATGGACGGCTTCACGGGCGCGGACATCGCGGCGGTCTGCCGGGAAGCAACGCTGCTCGCGATTCGGGACGTCGCCGACCGGTACGAGGGTGCGGAGGCGAACGAACACGCCGACGAGGTGCTCGTCACCGACGACCACTTCGACGCGGCGCTGGAAACGGTCGAACCGTCTCTCCGGTGA
- a CDS encoding metallophosphoesterase: MTRPAVEPVPGEPAATADLGDERALVVADYHAGIEVGLRYERGVELASNADARRERLLSLLDSTGASRVVVLGDIGHRIGDPKGEEHRELEALFDALDSRNVPLTLVTGNHDGGVADAFEDRIDATPGDGVRMGNVGFLHGHTWPNREVLGAETICMGHEHVTVKLQDSVGGGRVEPAWLRGPLRRDVFAEHLGVEGDDSDDFEWADPELVVFPVFNERSGGTWVNVEGQEFLSPFLPGGLESGELYLLDGTRLGDYRSV; encoded by the coding sequence ATGACGCGACCCGCGGTCGAACCCGTGCCGGGCGAACCGGCGGCGACCGCCGACCTCGGCGACGAGCGGGCGCTCGTCGTCGCCGACTACCACGCTGGCATCGAAGTCGGACTGCGCTACGAGCGCGGTGTCGAACTCGCGAGTAACGCCGACGCTCGCCGCGAGCGGCTGCTCTCGCTTCTCGACAGCACCGGGGCGAGCCGCGTCGTCGTCCTCGGCGACATCGGCCACCGCATCGGCGACCCGAAAGGCGAGGAACACAGGGAACTGGAGGCGCTGTTCGACGCGCTCGACTCTCGAAACGTGCCGCTGACGCTCGTCACCGGAAACCACGACGGGGGCGTCGCCGACGCGTTCGAGGACCGCATCGACGCGACGCCCGGCGACGGCGTGCGGATGGGGAACGTCGGCTTCCTCCACGGGCACACGTGGCCGAACCGGGAGGTGCTCGGCGCCGAGACCATCTGTATGGGTCACGAGCACGTGACGGTGAAACTGCAGGACTCGGTCGGCGGCGGGCGCGTCGAACCGGCGTGGCTCCGCGGACCGCTCCGCCGCGACGTGTTCGCCGAGCATCTCGGCGTCGAAGGCGACGATTCCGACGACTTCGAGTGGGCGGACCCGGAACTCGTCGTCTTCCCGGTGTTCAACGAGCGCTCCGGCGGGACGTGGGTGAACGTCGAGGGGCAGGAGTTCCTCTCGCCGTTTCTGCCCGGGGGGTTGGAGTCGGGCGAGTTGTACCTGCTCGACGGGACGCGGTTGGGCGACTATCGGTCGGTGTGA
- a CDS encoding chorismate mutase, with product MTDELTETDPTRPQPDEMNLDELREEIEDIDRELVELIARRTYVADTIAQVKDEQNLPTTDEAQEDKVMERAGENAETFEVDANLVKAIFRLLIELNKVEQRESR from the coding sequence ATGACTGACGAACTCACAGAGACCGACCCGACCCGACCGCAACCCGACGAGATGAACCTCGACGAACTCCGCGAGGAGATAGAGGATATCGACCGCGAACTCGTCGAACTCATCGCCCGGCGAACGTACGTCGCCGACACCATCGCGCAGGTCAAAGACGAGCAGAATCTGCCGACGACCGACGAGGCCCAGGAGGATAAGGTGATGGAGCGCGCCGGCGAGAACGCCGAGACGTTCGAGGTGGACGCGAATCTGGTGAAGGCGATCTTCCGGTTGCTCATCGAGTTGAACAAGGTCGAACAGAGGGAGAGTCGGTAG
- a CDS encoding shikimate kinase, whose translation MHGRASALGAGTVLNALATGVGSAFAIDVETRASVELDDSGVVRGAVAEDPDADTRLVERCVERCVDRFGDGEGGTVRTESDVPMAAGLKSSSAAANATVLATLSALDVEVDDGGDADNSTVTRLEACRIGVEAARDAGVTVTGAFDDASASMLGGVTVTDNREDELLARDEVDWNVLVWTPPERAYSADADADRCTRIASVADTVADLALAGRYTEAMTVNGFAFSAALGFSAEPAVEALPDAAGVSLSGTGPSVVAVGDAAALERVQKRWEERPGTTISTGTRPDGARIHD comes from the coding sequence ATGCACGGCCGTGCGTCCGCCCTCGGGGCGGGAACCGTCCTGAACGCGCTCGCGACGGGTGTCGGCTCCGCGTTCGCTATCGACGTCGAGACGCGCGCGTCCGTCGAACTCGACGACTCCGGCGTCGTCCGCGGAGCCGTCGCCGAGGACCCCGACGCCGACACGCGACTCGTCGAGCGCTGCGTCGAACGCTGCGTCGACAGGTTCGGCGACGGCGAGGGCGGAACCGTCCGCACCGAGAGCGACGTTCCGATGGCCGCCGGACTGAAGAGTTCCAGCGCCGCCGCCAACGCGACGGTGTTGGCGACGCTCTCGGCACTCGATGTCGAGGTCGACGACGGTGGCGACGCGGATAACTCGACGGTGACACGGCTCGAAGCCTGCCGAATCGGCGTCGAGGCGGCCCGCGACGCCGGTGTGACGGTGACCGGGGCGTTCGACGACGCCTCCGCAAGCATGCTCGGCGGCGTCACCGTCACCGACAACCGCGAGGACGAACTGCTCGCCCGCGACGAGGTGGACTGGAACGTTCTCGTCTGGACGCCGCCGGAACGCGCCTACAGCGCCGACGCCGACGCCGACCGCTGTACCCGAATCGCGTCCGTCGCCGACACGGTAGCCGACCTCGCGCTCGCGGGCCGGTACACCGAGGCCATGACCGTCAACGGCTTCGCCTTCTCGGCGGCGCTCGGATTCTCGGCCGAACCCGCGGTGGAGGCGCTGCCCGACGCGGCCGGCGTCTCTCTGTCGGGGACCGGCCCCAGCGTCGTCGCCGTCGGCGACGCGGCGGCGCTCGAACGCGTCCAGAAGCGGTGGGAGGAACGGCCCGGAACGACGATTTCGACCGGAACACGACCTGACGGAGCACGCATCCATGACTGA
- a CDS encoding LysE family translocator, whose protein sequence is MLEPSTVLAFISVAIALIVSPGPDSIYTLTRSISDGRTAGVTAALGSSTGSIVHTTAAVLGLSAILQTSALAFTVVKFVGAAYLVYLGVQAFRSSEEFEITPDSTSYTPSESFRSALLINVLNPKVAVFFLAFLPQFVQPGSSSALQIFSLGVLFASLGFVYQAILAVFSARARRVITEREFVKTVLRVASGSVLVGFGVKLALERRTPS, encoded by the coding sequence ATGTTAGAACCAAGCACCGTCCTTGCGTTCATTTCCGTCGCAATCGCTCTCATCGTTTCACCCGGGCCAGATAGTATCTACACGCTAACTCGGAGTATCAGCGACGGACGTACCGCCGGTGTCACGGCCGCGCTCGGGTCTTCGACGGGGAGTATCGTACACACGACGGCCGCCGTGCTCGGGCTTTCGGCAATTCTGCAAACGTCCGCGTTGGCGTTTACTGTCGTCAAATTCGTCGGTGCGGCGTATCTCGTTTATCTCGGCGTTCAGGCGTTCAGGAGTTCGGAAGAATTCGAAATTACACCAGACAGCACCAGCTACACGCCGAGCGAGTCGTTCCGAAGCGCCCTGCTGATTAACGTCTTGAATCCCAAGGTGGCAGTGTTTTTCCTCGCCTTCCTTCCACAGTTCGTTCAGCCGGGAAGTTCTTCCGCCCTACAGATTTTCTCGCTTGGCGTGTTGTTTGCGAGTCTCGGATTCGTTTATCAAGCGATACTCGCGGTCTTCTCTGCGCGAGCACGACGAGTGATTACTGAGCGCGAATTCGTGAAAACTGTCCTTCGCGTGGCCAGCGGCAGCGTTCTCGTCGGGTTTGGAGTTAAACTGGCGCTCGAACGGCGAACCCCATCGTAG
- a CDS encoding DUF5796 family protein: protein MSARNDVPPSTLGVELLDIGIEVEYLDGRTTLYRGVPKKHGGPLRTGPGKETHVLVTDPTETEGVMMYVNDLKTHDDILDDSGVGRIILGDGDEEELFPGVVVRRVGGMRTEVEADPEVARGRVFVFVEDDWGEQSFELVSEE from the coding sequence ATGAGCGCGCGAAACGACGTCCCTCCGAGTACGCTCGGCGTCGAACTCCTCGACATCGGCATCGAGGTGGAGTATCTCGACGGCCGAACGACGCTGTACCGCGGCGTCCCGAAGAAACACGGCGGGCCGCTCCGCACCGGCCCCGGAAAGGAGACGCACGTCCTCGTCACCGACCCCACCGAGACCGAGGGCGTGATGATGTACGTCAACGACCTGAAGACGCACGACGACATCCTCGACGACAGCGGCGTCGGTCGAATCATCCTCGGCGACGGCGACGAGGAGGAGCTGTTCCCGGGCGTCGTCGTCCGCCGCGTCGGCGGGATGCGCACCGAGGTCGAGGCCGACCCGGAGGTCGCCCGCGGCCGCGTCTTCGTCTTCGTCGAGGACGACTGGGGCGAGCAGAGCTTCGAGTTAGTTTCGGAGGAGTAG
- a CDS encoding DEAD/DEAH box helicase yields MSESEAATGIRAFTALGDAVREALSERGFTTPTEPQRRAIPPLAAGKNALVIAPTGTGKTETAMLPVFDSIVEHGEKPFGISALYVTPLRALNRDMRERLDWWGETLDLDIQVRHGDTTQYQRGKQADDPPDVLVTTPETLQAMLTGKKLRKALADVEHVVVDEVHELASSKRGAQLTVGLERLREVAGPFQRIGLSATVGSPEEVAKFLVGVGPSTEFGDRDFEIVEVDVGSKVEFTVTRPEVTPEDERLAGKLATDAEIASHVRTIRDLVRDHESTLVFVNTRQTAEALGSRFKTLGANVGVHHGSLSKEARIDIEDRFKAGDIDGLICTSSMELGIDVGRVDHVVQYGSPREVARLLQRVGRAGHRRDAVSRGTIVTSDPDDTFEALAIARRAVDGDVEPAEIHHGSLDVLANQIVGVVMDTGEVSARGAYELVRRAYPFRDLEEEQFRQVVRELSGNRLLWVDEEKDLLEKSGGTWQYFYANLSMIPDQETYEVHDMSSRKQIGTLDERFVVNFAQPGEVFIQRGEMWRINDIDDEETRVNVAPIENPAGEVPSWTGREIPVPMAVAQEVGEMRAVAGPQFESGASVESVARDFLGRYPTDEHTVTEAMTLLDRHAETGEPLPTADRIVVEGQGRSVVVNACFGHQVNETLGRLLSALVGQRTGSSVGMEVSPYRIEFEVPPKVRPADFVEVLESTDPDHVEGLLELALKNSDTLKFTLAQVAAKFGALKRYQGNNRFGADRLLAALEDTPVYDEAVREVFHRDLDVPNAVAVLRRIESGDIELAVARERTPVGVAGRSSGREFLVPENADASVIEAIRERIRNDRVILFCLHCTEWHRKTKVRRVADQPECPNCGSTRVASLNPWADEVVKAVRSNDKDEEQEKMTRRAYRSANLVQSHGKRAVVAMAARGVGPHNAARIIAKLREDEDDFYRDILAQERQYARTQSFWD; encoded by the coding sequence ATGTCCGAGTCGGAGGCCGCGACGGGGATTCGGGCCTTCACCGCGCTCGGCGACGCCGTGCGCGAGGCCCTCTCCGAACGCGGCTTCACCACACCGACGGAGCCGCAGCGTCGGGCGATTCCGCCGCTCGCCGCCGGGAAGAACGCGCTCGTCATCGCCCCAACCGGGACTGGCAAGACCGAGACGGCGATGCTTCCGGTATTCGATTCAATAGTCGAGCACGGCGAGAAGCCGTTCGGCATCTCCGCGCTGTACGTTACACCGCTCCGGGCGCTCAACCGCGACATGCGCGAGCGCCTCGACTGGTGGGGCGAGACGCTGGACCTCGACATCCAGGTCCGCCACGGCGACACGACGCAGTACCAGCGCGGCAAGCAGGCCGACGACCCGCCGGACGTGCTGGTGACGACGCCGGAGACGCTGCAGGCGATGCTGACGGGGAAGAAACTCAGAAAGGCGCTGGCGGACGTCGAACACGTCGTCGTCGACGAGGTCCACGAACTCGCCTCCTCGAAGCGCGGCGCGCAGTTGACTGTCGGCCTCGAACGCCTCCGCGAGGTCGCGGGACCGTTCCAGCGAATCGGGCTGTCGGCGACCGTCGGCTCGCCCGAGGAGGTCGCGAAGTTTCTGGTTGGGGTCGGCCCGTCGACGGAATTCGGCGACCGCGACTTCGAAATCGTCGAAGTGGATGTCGGAAGCAAAGTCGAGTTCACCGTGACGCGTCCGGAGGTAACGCCCGAAGACGAACGTCTCGCGGGGAAGCTCGCCACCGACGCCGAGATAGCGAGTCACGTCCGGACGATCCGTGACCTCGTTCGTGACCACGAGTCGACGCTCGTCTTCGTCAACACTCGACAGACCGCCGAGGCGCTCGGCTCTCGGTTCAAGACGCTCGGCGCGAACGTCGGCGTCCACCACGGGTCGCTCTCGAAGGAGGCGCGGATCGACATCGAAGATCGGTTCAAAGCCGGCGACATCGACGGGCTCATCTGCACGTCGTCGATGGAACTCGGCATCGACGTGGGCCGGGTCGACCACGTAGTCCAGTACGGGAGCCCCCGAGAGGTCGCCCGCCTGCTCCAGCGCGTCGGCCGGGCGGGACACCGCCGCGACGCCGTCTCCCGGGGCACTATCGTCACGAGCGACCCCGACGACACGTTCGAGGCGCTGGCTATCGCTCGCCGCGCCGTCGACGGCGACGTCGAACCCGCCGAGATTCACCACGGCAGTCTCGACGTGTTGGCGAACCAGATCGTCGGAGTCGTCATGGACACCGGCGAGGTGAGCGCCCGCGGCGCGTACGAGTTGGTTCGGCGGGCGTACCCCTTCCGCGACTTGGAGGAAGAGCAGTTCCGGCAGGTCGTCCGCGAACTGTCTGGCAACCGTCTGCTGTGGGTCGACGAGGAGAAGGACCTCCTGGAGAAATCGGGCGGGACGTGGCAGTACTTCTACGCGAACCTCTCGATGATTCCCGACCAGGAGACGTACGAGGTCCACGACATGAGCTCCCGAAAACAGATCGGGACGCTCGACGAGCGGTTCGTCGTCAACTTCGCGCAACCCGGCGAGGTGTTCATCCAGCGCGGCGAGATGTGGCGCATCAACGACATCGACGACGAGGAGACGCGGGTGAACGTCGCGCCCATCGAGAACCCCGCCGGAGAGGTTCCCTCGTGGACCGGCCGCGAGATTCCCGTGCCGATGGCCGTCGCCCAGGAGGTCGGCGAGATGCGCGCCGTCGCCGGGCCACAGTTCGAGTCCGGCGCGTCGGTCGAGTCGGTCGCCCGCGACTTCCTCGGACGCTATCCGACCGACGAACACACGGTGACGGAGGCGATGACGCTGCTCGACCGTCACGCGGAGACGGGGGAACCGCTGCCGACGGCCGACCGAATCGTCGTCGAAGGCCAGGGGAGAAGCGTCGTCGTCAACGCCTGCTTCGGCCATCAAGTCAACGAGACCCTCGGGCGGTTGCTGTCGGCGCTCGTCGGCCAGCGAACCGGGTCCTCCGTGGGAATGGAGGTCAGCCCGTATCGCATCGAGTTCGAGGTACCGCCGAAGGTTCGACCGGCCGATTTCGTCGAGGTGCTGGAGTCGACCGACCCGGACCACGTCGAGGGGCTGTTGGAACTCGCGCTGAAGAACTCGGACACCCTGAAGTTCACGCTCGCGCAGGTCGCCGCGAAGTTCGGCGCGCTCAAGCGCTACCAGGGGAACAACCGCTTCGGCGCAGACCGCCTGCTCGCTGCGCTCGAAGACACGCCCGTCTACGACGAAGCCGTACGGGAGGTGTTCCACCGGGACCTGGACGTGCCGAACGCGGTCGCCGTGCTCCGACGAATCGAGTCGGGCGATATCGAACTCGCCGTCGCCCGCGAGCGAACCCCCGTCGGCGTCGCCGGACGGTCGAGCGGCCGCGAGTTCCTCGTCCCCGAGAACGCCGACGCGAGCGTCATCGAGGCGATTCGGGAGCGTATCCGAAACGACCGCGTCATCCTCTTCTGTCTGCACTGCACCGAATGGCACCGCAAGACGAAGGTGCGACGCGTCGCCGACCAACCCGAGTGTCCGAACTGCGGGTCGACGCGCGTGGCCTCGCTGAACCCGTGGGCCGACGAAGTCGTGAAGGCGGTTCGCTCGAACGACAAAGACGAGGAACAGGAGAAGATGACGCGACGAGCGTACCGGTCGGCGAATCTCGTCCAGAGCCACGGCAAGCGTGCCGTCGTCGCCATGGCCGCCCGCGGCGTCGGCCCGCACAACGCCGCCCGAATCATCGCCAAACTCCGCGAGGACGAGGACGACTTCTACCGCGACATCCTCGCCCAGGAGCGCCAGTACGCCCGGACGCAGTCGTTCTGGGACTGA
- a CDS encoding DUF7522 family protein, which produces MSDGLLTEKARDRLTTTCRTAVGDSLRSVTFFSRFDYEQVYLRSDLEQDADLSSFIGNEWHDFKTTQDAYHNSELGEYRYTIRVFDNGFLVRITTENTGVFITTDGITMKDFESLAAAVEPVLEDWV; this is translated from the coding sequence ATGAGTGATGGCTTGCTCACCGAAAAAGCGCGGGACAGACTCACGACGACCTGTCGAACGGCCGTCGGCGACAGTTTGCGGTCGGTGACGTTCTTCAGCCGATTCGACTACGAGCAAGTGTATCTCCGAAGTGACTTGGAGCAAGACGCCGACCTGAGTTCGTTCATCGGCAACGAGTGGCACGACTTCAAGACGACGCAGGACGCCTACCACAACTCCGAGTTGGGCGAGTATCGATACACGATTCGCGTCTTCGACAACGGCTTTCTCGTCCGCATCACCACCGAGAACACGGGTGTGTTCATCACTACCGACGGCATCACGATGAAGGACTTCGAGTCGCTCGCGGCGGCGGTCGAACCCGTTCTCGAAGACTGGGTCTGA
- a CDS encoding alpha/beta fold hydrolase produces the protein MEEQNLGAETERVENRLIESSATSESGTVRTNDIETYYVRRGDGPPIVFIHGMAMSASEWEPQMEALGDEYTVVAYDVRGHGHTGGSDRDSYTMELYAADLDALLAALDVENPVLCGLSMGGCIAQMYAATYPEKVAGLVVSDTFTAAPLPFTGRLIFANLRFFGLLDRFVRYTTLNRFQTWVGNRLSPGVAGDGTTTQRLMEAAPTISHREFVKIANSMARFPRSDLDASRITVPTLVMHGEDSPAVLRDMHGRLAEELTNADVEFTVIPDAGHASNIDNPDFFSTAVREFLARIASKRSQ, from the coding sequence ATGGAAGAACAGAACCTCGGCGCCGAGACGGAACGTGTAGAGAATCGCCTTATCGAGAGCTCCGCTACAAGCGAGTCGGGAACTGTTCGAACGAACGACATCGAGACGTACTACGTGCGTCGCGGGGACGGTCCTCCCATCGTTTTCATCCACGGCATGGCGATGAGCGCCAGCGAGTGGGAACCGCAGATGGAGGCTCTCGGTGACGAGTACACCGTGGTCGCGTACGACGTGCGCGGTCACGGGCACACCGGTGGCTCCGACCGCGACTCGTACACCATGGAGTTGTACGCGGCGGACCTCGATGCGCTTCTCGCGGCGCTGGACGTCGAGAACCCGGTTCTCTGTGGGCTCTCGATGGGCGGCTGTATCGCCCAGATGTACGCCGCGACGTATCCCGAAAAGGTGGCCGGCCTCGTGGTGTCCGATACGTTCACCGCGGCCCCGCTCCCGTTTACGGGCCGACTGATCTTCGCCAATCTCCGATTCTTCGGCCTGCTCGACCGATTTGTTCGGTACACGACGCTGAACCGGTTCCAAACCTGGGTGGGAAATCGGCTATCACCGGGAGTCGCCGGTGACGGCACGACTACACAACGGCTCATGGAAGCAGCGCCGACGATATCTCACAGGGAGTTCGTCAAAATCGCCAATTCGATGGCGCGCTTCCCGAGAAGCGACCTCGACGCGTCACGGATCACCGTCCCCACGTTGGTCATGCACGGAGAGGATTCGCCAGCGGTGCTTCGGGACATGCACGGGAGACTCGCGGAGGAACTCACCAACGCAGACGTCGAGTTCACCGTGATTCCGGATGCTGGTCACGCTTCCAACATCGACAACCCCGACTTCTTCTCGACGGCGGTACGGGAGTTCCTCGCCCGGATCGCCTCGAAACGTAGCCAGTAG
- a CDS encoding DUF7128 family protein: MVATTERDEMTWYECEMCGFLFENETDAKQHESSCDAEEPSYLQ, from the coding sequence ATGGTCGCCACGACAGAACGCGACGAGATGACGTGGTACGAGTGCGAGATGTGCGGGTTCCTCTTCGAGAACGAGACGGACGCGAAACAGCACGAGTCGAGTTGCGACGCAGAGGAACCGTCGTACCTGCAGTGA